The following coding sequences are from one Gadus morhua chromosome 10, gadMor3.0, whole genome shotgun sequence window:
- the LOC115552897 gene encoding ribonuclease-like 3: protein MMKSHHVGLLLLMVYSTTASKPNHYQEERYQKFRLQHINPGMRTSECDSEILSRNIETNTNLCKWSNTFITAPLDQIKAICRGHRNGSITSNNPFTFVMCQLSNVDPSNQPRQPNCQYQGWSPRFAKKIVIVCEEEFPIHFETFIP from the coding sequence ATGATGAAGAGCCACCATGTGGGTCTTCTGCTACTGATGGTCTACTCGACAACAGCGTCAAAGCCGAATCATTACCAAGAAGAGAGGTACCAGAAATTCAGACTCCAACATATAAACCCGGGGATGAGAACTTCTGAGTGTGATTCTGAAATACTCTCCAGAAATATTGAGACGAATACCAATCTCTGTAAATGGAGCAACACCTTCATCACTGCCCCTCTCGACCAAATCAAAGCCATCTGTAGGGGTCATAGGAATGGTTCAATCACTAGTAACAACCCGTTCACTTTTGTCATGTGTCAACTCAGCAACGTTGATCCCAGCAACCAACCCAGACAGCCAAATTGCCAGTACCAGGGTTGGTCCCCCAGATTTGCCAAAAAGATTGTCATTGTGTGTGAGGAAGAATTTCcaatacattttgagacatttaTACCATAG